One part of the Aspergillus luchuensis IFO 4308 DNA, chromosome 5, nearly complete sequence genome encodes these proteins:
- a CDS encoding uncharacterized protein (COG:S;~EggNog:ENOG410PW80;~InterPro:IPR001611;~PFAM:PF00560;~go_function: GO:0005515 - protein binding [Evidence IEA]), whose product MGKLNYLGRKIRGIKAGQAVLTSLKKRLPPEDGSKPGNHGSALRDPVVEIDITGKELTDDGLNQFIDVLIECIKFEIKEVREGKVHTSRIVRVAELHLQGNQLTVESLAKLAEVVALSIDDLRELDLSKNQLHIETAEDVEKWEAFLGNFKHCFMLKKLDLGGNPLGCLGIEHFARVYLKSDLDWLLSDAPDIIGPNPDAEGDSIDDLARMKLSDKENEPKGSKKSPDKGKNARQKSHTQIEWAEQAQYTCTRGLRSIPHLVLSEIGLSNTSALHLQSMLKAQHTPEHLLKFLPPGKSVTLPQTASLCMSIIWRPTNDLPPYTVRLLEVAESLRDVVSDTEAEGQSMNENDGTEYASRDRTKGQDHDEKPTNQVEKNLKLEYARLCKRVQLEAIKTEGVHSSTLWSTALKMMLISRTILLDDDNRPGSDIKVEGADVENNVRADEGEKEAEWIQEDDSSSDGPNYAHVEFVEPRNRTRVRFVEPNTGAYSYPGEDIAHMGPPVTNTAPERAGQRAGPSYSRYKAFVSEFPTPQEAYEPSASMKAAVAAEVMPFPSAASSSSGTRSQDPEEDRVLRFDVPLKVWRRTIAYVVSANGLLDNVQQNCILKYAASWEALEHAQTFQGAEEHQQIWKLLQTLDCFNYSVWKADRSKVNVSRTQSMKEKMKTAGQDFQIAM is encoded by the exons ATGGGGAAGCTCAACTACCTTGGC CGAAAGATCAGAGGCATCAAAGCGGGCCAGGCTGTCTTAACTAGCTTG AAAAAGCGATTGCCGCCTGAAGATGGCAGTAAACCGGGCAACCATGGTTCAGCTTTGCGAGACCCTGTCGTTGAAATCGATATTACCGGGAAAGAGTTGACGGATGATGGCCTCAACCAGTTCATCGATGTCTTGATCGAATGCATCAAATTTGAAATCAAAGAAGTTAGAGAGGGCAAAGTTCATACCTCCCGCATAGTACGGGTCGCTGAGCTCCACTTGCAAGGTAACCAGCTTACCGTGGAGTCGTTGGCTAAACTGGCAGAGGTAGTCGCTTTGTCGATCGATGACCTTCGGGAACTGGATCTCTCCAAGAACCAGCTTCACATTGAGACTGCGGAAGATGTTGAAAAGTGGGAGGCCTTCCTCGGGAACTTCAAACATTGTTtcatgctcaagaagcttgATCTGGGTGGCAACCCCCTTGGTTGTCTGGGCATTGAGCACTTCGCGCGGGTCTACCTCAAAAGTGACCTCGACTGGCTTTTGAGTGACGCTCCGGACATTATTGGTCCTAACCCTGACGCCGAAGGTGATTCAATTGATGATCTGGCTAGAATGAAGTTGTCGGACAAGGAAAACGAGCCTAAGGGATCCAAGAAGTCGCCTGACAAGGGTAAAAACGCCCGTCAGAAGA GCCACACACAAATCGAATGGGCCGAACAGGCGCAGTATACTTGCACTCGAGGTCTGCGTTCCATTCCTCATCTCGTCCTATCGGAGATTGGACTGTCCAACACCAGTGCCCTTCATCTGCAAAGCATGCTCAAAGCTCAACACACGCCGGAGCACCTACTTAAATTTCTTCCTCCAGGGAAGTCTGTGACTCTCCCTCAAACTGCGTCCCTGTGCATGAGCATAATTTGGCGCCCTACCAATGATCTCCCGCCGTACACAGTGCGGCTTCTGGAGGTGGCAGAAAGTCTTCGTGATGTGGTGTCCGATACAGAGGCTGAAGGGCAGAGTATGAACGAGAATGACGGCACAGAGTATGCCAGCCGCGACAGAACCAAAGGACAAGACCATGACGAGAAACCCACAAATCAGGTTGAGAAGAATCTGAAACTCGAATACGCTCGTCTCTGCAAACGCGTCCAACTTGAGGCAATCAAGACAGAAGGCGTGCATAGCAGCACACTTTGGAGCACCGCACTGAAAATGATGCTCATATCACGGACCATcttgctggatgatgacaaTCGTCCGGGATCGGATATTAAGGTGGAAGGTGCCGATGTCGAGAATAACGTACGCGCGGACGAAGGCGAGAAAGAGGCGGAGTGGATTCAAGAAGACGACAGCTCATCTGATGGGCCAAACTACGCCCATGTGGAGTTTGTTGAGCCTCGTAACCGGACTCGCGTGCGGTTTGTCGAACCTAATACTGGTGCATACTCGTATCCAGGTGAAGATATCGCGCACATGGGCCCTCCGGTGACAAACACTGCTCCTGAAAGGGCCGGACAACGCGCCGGTCCATCCTACTCCCGCTATAAAGCGTTCGTCTCCGAATTTCCCACGCCTCAGGAGGCATATGAACCATCTGCATCGATGAAAGCGGCTGTTGCGGCTGAAGTTATGCCGTTCCCTTCTGCAGCATCCTCAAGCTCGGGTACAAGGAGCCAGGACCCTGAAGAAGACCGCGTGTTGCGGTTCGACGTTCCCTTAAAGGTTTGGCGACGAACGATTGCCTATGTTGTCAGCGCGAATGGGTTGCTTGACAATGTGCAGCAGAATTGCATTCTGAAGTATGCCGCTAGCTGGGAGGCCCTCGAACACGCACAAACATTCCAAGGCGCCGAAGAGCACCAACAGATTTGGAAGCTCCTTCAGACGTTGGATTGCTTCAACTACAGCGTGTGGAAGGCTGATCGATCCAAGGTGAATGTGTCCCGAACACAGTCGATGAAGGAGAAAATGAAAACTGCAGGACAGGACTTTCAGATCGCAATGTGA
- a CDS encoding Mg-dependent acid phosphatase (BUSCO:EOG092651OF;~COG:S;~EggNog:ENOG410PNWG;~InterPro:IPR035679,IPR010036,IPR010033,IPR036412, IPR023214;~PFAM:PF12689;~go_function: GO:0016791 - phosphatase activity [Evidence IEA]): MMRTKRTNTQPLEDASISPATFNDGLPLPKLIAFDLDYTLWPFWVDTHVSAPIKPRDNNSRCTDRWNESFAFYPAVSSIVYACKSKNIPLALASRTHTPDLARDMLKALHIIPTFSDNPAAKTKSVRALDYFDYVQIFPANKTQHFSRIQQASGVAYEEMLFFDDEARNRNVETELGVTFCLVKDGMTREEVDRGVWAWRKRNGIKQRKEGDVQNGDEE; encoded by the exons ATGATGCGGACCAAAAGAACCAACACTCAGCCCTTAGAAGATGCCTCCATCTCGCCCGCCACCTTCAACGACGGCCTTCCCCTCCCGAAACTGATTGCCTTTGATCTCGACTACACTCTCTGGCCATTCTGGGTCGACACGCACGTCAGCGCCCCTATCAAACCCCGCGACAACAATTCCCGCTGCACGGATCG CTGGAACGAATCGTTCGCCTTCTACCCCGCCGTCTCCTCGATCGTCTACGCCTGCAAAAGCAAGAACATTCCGCTGGCTCTAGCCTCGCGCACTCACACCCCCGATCTCGCCCGTGACATGCTTAAAGCGCTGCACATCATCCCTACGTTCTCTGATAACCCCGCGGCGAAGACTAAGTCGGTGCGCGCTCTGGATTACTTCGACTATGTGCAGATTTTCCCGGCGAACAAGACGCAGCATTTCTCGCGCATTCAGCAGGCGAGTGGGGTGGCGTATGAGGAGATGCTGttctttgatgatgaggcgAGAAATCGGAATGTTGAGACTGAGTTGGGGGTGACGTTTTGTCTGGTCAAGGATGGGAtgacgagggaggaggtggatcgGGGAGTTTGGGCGTGGCGAAAGAGGAATGGGATTAAGCAGCGCAAGGAGGGGGATGTACAGAATGGGGATGAAGAGTGa